The following are encoded together in the Candidatus Hydrogenedentota bacterium genome:
- a CDS encoding ABC transporter substrate-binding protein: MAPHLTETVFALGQGSRVIAVGSFDDYPPETAALPRVGGYLDPNLEKISTLSPELLIVPGRNRKVTEYAEMKGLPLLNVNMDSLASIEAGIETIGKALNCAPEADALRARIRNELDAVRNAVKGLPRPKVLIITTRPDHTLNSLYTANRTSFVSELVDCAGGENVYADGPSNYFTASKETIVVRAPDVILEFHAGENLDESEQAKFTDDWRQLPSLPAVRNGRVHLIHESHALRPGPRVGEIARILARHIHPEATIPTS; the protein is encoded by the coding sequence ATGGCGCCGCACCTGACGGAGACCGTGTTTGCGCTTGGCCAAGGATCTCGTGTGATTGCCGTCGGGTCGTTCGATGACTATCCGCCGGAAACAGCCGCGCTGCCGCGCGTCGGCGGGTATCTGGATCCGAATCTGGAGAAGATTTCCACGCTGTCGCCGGAATTGTTGATCGTGCCGGGGCGCAACCGTAAAGTGACCGAGTACGCGGAGATGAAGGGCCTGCCGCTGTTGAACGTCAACATGGACAGCCTCGCATCCATTGAAGCCGGGATCGAAACGATCGGCAAGGCGTTGAACTGCGCGCCGGAAGCCGATGCGCTGCGCGCGCGCATCCGAAACGAACTGGACGCCGTACGCAACGCGGTCAAGGGGTTGCCGCGTCCGAAGGTGTTGATCATCACCACGCGCCCGGACCACACGCTGAACAGCCTGTACACGGCGAACCGGACCTCGTTCGTTTCGGAACTGGTGGATTGCGCGGGCGGCGAAAACGTTTATGCGGATGGCCCTTCAAACTATTTTACCGCGTCGAAGGAAACCATCGTTGTCCGCGCGCCGGACGTCATCCTCGAATTTCACGCCGGCGAGAACCTCGACGAATCCGAACAAGCGAAATTCACGGACGATTGGCGGCAACTGCCCTCGCTGCCCGCCGTGCGAAACGGGCGGGTGCATCTGATCCATGAGTCGCATGCGTTGCGTCCGGGGCCGCGTGTCGGCGAAATCGCGCGCATCCTTGCGCGGCACATCCATCCGGAGGCGACGATTCCCACATCATGA
- a CDS encoding heme ABC transporter ATP-binding protein — protein sequence MTRTLSAESVACAYDRERPVFTRLEVTVRSGELVGFAGPNGSGKSTLLRVLCGLLKPKAGRVTLDGRVLASFGRRERARVIAFLPQAVNPAFTLSVFEVVCLGRYPHLEGFGAMRPRDKEVVERCLHATETEELRARDFMTLSGGERQRVLLASILAQEPDLLLLDEPTSALDIHHQIEIFALLERLARRGYGIAAVTHDLNLAARFCDRLVLLAKGRDVVAAGPPGEVLTAETLSDAYGAAIRVVAHPGTGTPLVWAETPSRMERDS from the coding sequence ATGACGCGCACGCTTTCAGCCGAATCGGTGGCCTGCGCCTACGACCGCGAGAGACCCGTGTTTACCCGGCTTGAGGTGACGGTGCGCAGCGGCGAACTAGTGGGATTTGCCGGGCCGAACGGTTCGGGAAAGAGCACGCTGCTGCGCGTGCTGTGCGGCCTGTTGAAGCCCAAGGCCGGACGCGTGACGCTCGACGGGCGCGTCTTGGCGTCCTTCGGCAGACGCGAACGCGCGCGGGTGATTGCCTTCCTTCCGCAAGCCGTCAATCCGGCCTTTACGCTGAGCGTCTTCGAGGTCGTGTGCCTCGGACGCTATCCGCACCTCGAGGGATTCGGCGCGATGCGGCCCCGCGACAAAGAGGTTGTCGAAAGGTGCCTCCACGCCACGGAAACAGAGGAACTCCGCGCGCGCGACTTCATGACGCTGTCGGGCGGCGAACGGCAACGTGTGCTGCTGGCAAGCATTCTCGCGCAGGAACCGGACCTCCTGCTGCTCGACGAGCCGACTTCCGCGCTGGACATCCACCACCAGATCGAAATATTCGCGCTCCTCGAACGGCTGGCGCGCAGGGGCTACGGCATCGCGGCCGTCACGCACGATCTGAATCTGGCGGCGCGATTCTGCGACCGGCTCGTGCTGCTGGCGAAAGGACGCGACGTCGTCGCGGCGGGCCCCCCCGGGGAAGTGCTGACGGCGGAGACGTTGTCGGATGCTTATGGCGCGGCCATCCGCGTCGTGGCGCATCCCGGCACGGGCACGCCGCTGGTATGGGCCGAAACGCCATCACGCATGGAAAGGGACTCATGA
- a CDS encoding iron ABC transporter permease, with product MMVRRAHSTILLGIVLASAATIFLSLLIGAETISFGQAWHEWRSGASPAESPMLGILVQQRLPRTLAALIVGAGLALAGCAFQAMLRNPLAEPYTLGVASAGALGAWTATVLVAGYGMPRAWLGIPAVQLFAFLFAEADILIVYLLAARKDRVSPSVLLLGGVTMGMLANSGILLMRYLADPERLVTMDRWLMGGVDVLGYRPVATLFLGVTPCLIILWAQAAKLDQLGFGADLAEGRGVNVKRLQVITFGVSSLMTGIVVSVVGPIGFIGLIVPHAVRSLTGSRHRLLMPASIVAGGGFLCFCDILARKILPGETPIGIVTTLFGGPFFLYLLMRRRFTDWET from the coding sequence ATGATGGTCCGCCGCGCACATTCGACGATTCTTCTGGGCATCGTGCTCGCAAGCGCGGCGACGATCTTCCTCAGCCTGCTGATTGGCGCCGAGACGATTTCGTTCGGCCAGGCATGGCATGAATGGCGCAGCGGCGCATCGCCCGCCGAATCCCCGATGCTCGGCATACTCGTCCAGCAGCGTTTGCCGCGGACCCTCGCCGCGCTGATCGTGGGCGCGGGTTTGGCGCTGGCCGGCTGCGCGTTTCAGGCCATGCTGCGCAATCCGCTCGCGGAACCGTACACGCTGGGCGTAGCGAGCGCGGGCGCACTCGGCGCATGGACCGCGACCGTGCTCGTGGCGGGCTACGGCATGCCGCGCGCGTGGCTCGGAATTCCGGCGGTGCAACTCTTCGCGTTTCTCTTTGCCGAGGCCGACATCCTGATCGTCTACCTGCTTGCCGCGCGCAAGGATCGCGTGTCGCCGTCCGTCTTGCTCCTGGGCGGCGTGACGATGGGCATGCTCGCTAATTCCGGCATCCTGCTGATGCGCTATCTCGCGGATCCGGAACGGCTGGTCACAATGGACCGCTGGCTGATGGGCGGGGTGGACGTGCTGGGCTACCGGCCCGTCGCGACTTTGTTCCTCGGCGTGACCCCGTGCCTGATCATCCTCTGGGCGCAGGCCGCGAAACTCGACCAACTCGGTTTCGGCGCGGATTTGGCCGAAGGGCGAGGCGTAAACGTCAAACGGCTGCAAGTGATCACGTTCGGCGTCAGTTCGCTCATGACCGGGATCGTCGTGTCGGTAGTCGGCCCGATTGGTTTCATCGGATTGATCGTGCCGCACGCCGTGCGCAGCCTGACGGGATCGCGCCACCGGCTGCTCATGCCCGCGAGCATCGTCGCCGGAGGCGGATTCCTCTGTTTCTGCGACATCCTCGCGCGCAAAATCCTTCCCGGCGAAACACCTATCGGCATCGTGACGACCCTTTTCGGCGGCCCCTTTTTCCTCTACCTCCTCATGCGCCGCCGCTTCACCGACTGGGAAACATGA
- a CDS encoding DegT/DnrJ/EryC1/StrS family aminotransferase, whose amino-acid sequence MSNSRAEQQLALHGSMKAVTQIEGKGEPKIGIEEFMSVAERFGFSTKTLDAIRKAVEKEDLGGGPFLGNYYSGLKESKVQAFERVARAVFGVKYAIGVSSGTAALHSAFVAAGVGPGTEVICPAIGFYATAAAVVTAKGVPVFCDVDDSLSIDPKKIESRITNRTVAIAPTHVMGTVCDMGAIMRIARKHKLRVVEDCAQSCGGTFKGKRIGTFGDLGCFSISCYKIVGGGEGGLIVTNDKRLWERANQVAECGGLWRPDRFAPPRYDNEIFCGTNYRMSELEAAVDVVQLKRMPATVKRSNAVKMRILRELKTFKEIVPQKLNDPAGDVGYLLRFYPETIELGAKIVEALRAEGVSCGMRGRSDTPDWHIYSYMFPITMQAGPHGPECVYTCKHYTDVGGKVTYARGDCPVADDLFDRVISVNLNQWHTPRDCRNIAKGINKVLAAYCTPDSNAAKWL is encoded by the coding sequence ATGAGCAATTCGCGCGCGGAACAACAACTGGCGCTGCACGGCAGCATGAAGGCCGTGACGCAAATCGAGGGCAAGGGCGAACCGAAGATCGGCATCGAAGAGTTCATGTCGGTCGCGGAGCGTTTCGGATTTTCGACGAAGACGCTCGATGCCATCCGCAAGGCGGTCGAGAAGGAAGACCTCGGCGGCGGTCCTTTCCTCGGAAACTACTACTCCGGACTCAAGGAATCGAAGGTCCAAGCCTTCGAACGCGTCGCGCGCGCGGTCTTTGGCGTGAAATACGCGATCGGCGTCAGTTCCGGCACAGCGGCGCTGCACAGCGCGTTCGTGGCGGCAGGCGTTGGACCGGGTACGGAAGTGATCTGCCCGGCCATCGGTTTCTACGCGACGGCGGCGGCGGTGGTGACGGCGAAAGGCGTGCCGGTTTTCTGCGACGTGGACGACTCCCTATCGATCGATCCGAAGAAAATCGAATCACGCATCACGAACCGGACGGTAGCCATCGCGCCGACGCATGTTATGGGAACCGTGTGCGACATGGGCGCGATCATGCGCATCGCGCGCAAACACAAGTTGCGCGTCGTCGAGGATTGCGCGCAATCGTGCGGCGGAACGTTCAAGGGCAAGCGCATCGGCACGTTCGGCGACCTCGGATGCTTCAGCATCTCGTGCTACAAGATCGTCGGCGGCGGAGAAGGCGGGCTAATCGTCACGAACGACAAACGCTTGTGGGAGCGCGCCAACCAAGTCGCCGAGTGCGGCGGCTTGTGGAGACCGGACCGTTTCGCGCCGCCGCGCTACGACAACGAGATCTTCTGCGGGACGAATTACCGCATGTCCGAACTCGAAGCGGCGGTAGACGTGGTGCAGTTGAAACGGATGCCCGCCACCGTCAAACGGTCGAACGCCGTCAAGATGCGCATCCTGCGCGAACTCAAGACTTTCAAGGAAATCGTGCCGCAGAAACTCAACGACCCCGCGGGCGATGTCGGTTACCTGCTGCGGTTCTACCCGGAAACGATCGAATTGGGCGCGAAAATCGTCGAGGCCCTGCGCGCGGAAGGCGTGTCGTGTGGGATGCGCGGGCGCTCCGATACACCGGATTGGCACATCTACTCATACATGTTCCCCATTACGATGCAGGCGGGACCCCACGGGCCGGAATGCGTGTACACCTGCAAGCACTACACGGACGTCGGCGGAAAAGTGACGTATGCACGTGGGGACTGCCCCGTCGCCGACGACCTCTTCGATCGCGTGATCAGCGTCAACCTAAACCAATGGCACACCCCCCGCGACTGCCGCAACATCGCCAAAGGCATCAACAAGGTCCTTGCGGCCTACTGCACACCCGATTCCAATGCCGCGAAATGGCTGTGA
- a CDS encoding transposase gives MSRVGRVVVPGFPHHVTQRGNRRSDVFVTDTDREAYLALLGKYASRYGLSVWAYCLMSNHIHLIVVPEREESLGLALRDAHTVYALRFNSRTGLSGHVWQGRFYSSPLDDAHLWAATRYIEQNPVRAGMIERAEAYEWSSAAAHCGLRRDPLLASDFPPLGVIDNWSEWLSITENDTIITAIRQNTHTGRPCGPPAFIDRLQDLLQRTLRPKKRGRKPKRKDADATPQGNS, from the coding sequence ATGAGTCGGGTTGGACGAGTGGTAGTGCCCGGGTTTCCGCATCACGTGACGCAGCGGGGCAACCGTAGATCGGATGTCTTTGTGACGGATACGGATCGCGAGGCGTATTTGGCGTTGTTGGGCAAGTATGCGTCGCGGTACGGGCTTTCGGTGTGGGCCTATTGCCTGATGAGCAACCACATCCACCTCATTGTGGTGCCGGAACGCGAGGAGTCGTTGGGATTGGCGTTGCGCGACGCGCACACGGTGTACGCGTTGCGCTTCAACAGCCGCACGGGACTGAGCGGGCATGTATGGCAGGGAAGGTTCTACTCGAGCCCGCTGGACGATGCGCACCTGTGGGCAGCGACGCGCTACATTGAGCAAAATCCTGTCCGAGCGGGAATGATTGAACGGGCTGAGGCATACGAATGGTCGAGTGCAGCGGCTCATTGCGGCCTCCGCCGTGACCCTTTGTTGGCATCCGATTTTCCGCCACTTGGCGTGATAGATAATTGGTCCGAGTGGTTGTCCATAACAGAAAATGACACCATTATTACCGCTATTCGTCAAAATACCCATACCGGACGACCCTGTGGCCCGCCAGCCTTCATTGATCGACTTCAAGACCTACTCCAGCGTACGCTCCGTCCCAAGAAGCGAGGCCGCAAGCCCAAACGAAAGGACGCAGATGCCACACCCCAAGGAAATTCGTAG
- a CDS encoding polysaccharide deacetylase family protein: MPHPKEIRSLSLNYVAAYDTESPACLEAVRRIVRMHEKHAAPATFFIVAQLLDANEAEYVALLKDNPLFEIASHSYTHMVLRDTPEFGKAGPVEQFPREIVDSKRRIEDAFGREVVGFRAPVSFVDGMKSAPEALRLLAEAKYRYVSSLAWGPSWSLPALLVRPFTYAEEGYPDLWEFPPCGWHENLLKGNNDCGPVRIGLFPPAMPETIPPRYIETPEEEFAYNNKPFIDKAVVDEMPLVSLIWHPWSLNRFDPDMRMLDMTFRYVRERGFSLGTFADLLEDMNRNR; this comes from the coding sequence ATGCCACACCCCAAGGAAATTCGTAGTCTGTCCCTGAATTACGTTGCCGCGTACGATACGGAGAGTCCGGCGTGTTTGGAGGCGGTACGGCGGATCGTGCGCATGCATGAGAAGCACGCGGCGCCGGCGACGTTTTTCATCGTGGCGCAGTTGTTGGATGCGAATGAGGCGGAATATGTCGCGCTATTGAAGGACAACCCGCTGTTCGAGATCGCGAGCCATTCGTACACGCACATGGTGCTGCGCGACACGCCGGAATTCGGCAAGGCGGGACCGGTCGAACAATTCCCGCGCGAGATCGTGGACAGCAAGCGGCGGATCGAGGACGCTTTCGGACGCGAGGTGGTTGGGTTTCGCGCGCCGGTCAGTTTCGTTGACGGCATGAAAAGCGCGCCGGAGGCGTTGCGTCTGCTGGCGGAAGCGAAATACCGGTATGTGAGTTCGCTGGCTTGGGGGCCGTCATGGTCGCTGCCGGCGCTGCTCGTGCGTCCGTTCACCTACGCGGAGGAAGGCTACCCGGACCTCTGGGAGTTTCCGCCGTGCGGCTGGCACGAGAATCTTCTCAAGGGCAATAATGACTGCGGTCCCGTGCGGATCGGTTTGTTTCCGCCCGCAATGCCCGAAACCATTCCGCCCCGTTACATCGAGACGCCGGAAGAAGAATTCGCGTACAACAACAAGCCGTTCATAGACAAGGCCGTTGTGGATGAAATGCCGCTGGTAAGTTTAATCTGGCATCCGTGGAGCCTGAACCGGTTCGACCCGGACATGCGCATGCTCGACATGACGTTCCGCTACGTCCGCGAACGGGGCTTTTCGTTGGGCACGTTCGCCGATCTGCTGGAAGACATGAACCGAAACCGATAG
- a CDS encoding MerR family transcriptional regulator, with protein MNDIADRRYSISEVSELTGVAVHVLRQWEKQSQHLRPKRDRNNRRYYMPADIETVRMLKHLRWQEGMTGEGADRFLSRKKRTGGDLRSPRRAQALVDKIETEARAILRLLR; from the coding sequence ATGAACGATATTGCCGATCGCCGTTATTCGATTTCGGAGGTCAGCGAACTGACCGGGGTCGCCGTTCATGTGCTCCGGCAATGGGAAAAACAATCGCAGCACCTGCGCCCGAAACGCGACCGAAACAACCGCCGGTATTACATGCCCGCCGACATCGAAACGGTCCGGATGCTCAAGCATTTGCGCTGGCAGGAAGGCATGACGGGGGAAGGAGCCGATCGTTTTCTCAGCCGCAAGAAGCGCACGGGCGGCGACCTTCGTTCCCCCCGGCGCGCGCAGGCGCTGGTGGACAAGATTGAAACCGAGGCGCGCGCCATCCTCCGCCTGCTGCGCTGA
- a CDS encoding Gfo/Idh/MocA family oxidoreductase translates to MVKLAFVGCGGIMQEHYRHLSAMSGVKMVGHCDIIKDRAESAASRFGGEAFTEYEAMYDKVKPNAVYVAVPPYAHCGMEEAAAERGIHLFIEKPIATDRETAKRVDAAIRKAKIISSVGYCFRYYDTIQTARQLLNGKPVSLVIGTWNGGMPGVWWWRRMDKSGGQAVEQTTHMFDLMRYLCGEVSEVYAVASTGCMTKVENYNVHDSSAVTMRLKNGGSATVTSSCVCNYGGGVTLTIVTPEATFKIAGGTVTVHEAGKTTEYQARVNMYEEEDKVFIEAVRTGKRTRIKSTYADALKTFNVTIAANESIVSGLPVKP, encoded by the coding sequence ATGGTCAAGCTGGCGTTCGTGGGTTGCGGCGGCATCATGCAGGAACATTACCGGCATTTGAGCGCGATGAGCGGAGTCAAGATGGTGGGGCATTGCGACATCATCAAGGATCGCGCCGAATCGGCGGCGTCGCGTTTCGGCGGCGAGGCGTTCACCGAATACGAGGCCATGTACGACAAGGTAAAGCCGAACGCGGTGTATGTGGCGGTGCCGCCCTATGCGCATTGCGGCATGGAAGAAGCCGCCGCCGAACGGGGCATCCACCTTTTCATCGAGAAGCCGATTGCGACGGATCGCGAGACGGCGAAACGCGTGGACGCGGCAATTCGCAAGGCCAAGATCATTTCGAGCGTGGGCTACTGTTTCCGTTATTACGACACCATCCAGACCGCCCGGCAGTTGCTGAACGGCAAGCCGGTGTCGCTGGTCATCGGCACATGGAACGGCGGCATGCCCGGCGTGTGGTGGTGGCGGCGTATGGACAAAAGCGGCGGGCAGGCGGTGGAACAAACGACGCACATGTTCGACCTGATGCGTTATCTGTGCGGGGAGGTATCCGAGGTCTACGCGGTCGCCTCGACGGGCTGCATGACGAAGGTCGAGAATTACAACGTCCACGACAGCAGCGCGGTGACGATGCGCCTGAAAAACGGCGGATCGGCGACGGTGACCTCCTCGTGCGTGTGCAATTACGGCGGGGGTGTGACGCTGACCATCGTTACGCCGGAGGCGACGTTCAAAATTGCCGGGGGAACGGTCACCGTGCACGAGGCCGGCAAGACGACCGAGTATCAGGCGCGGGTCAACATGTACGAGGAGGAAGACAAGGTGTTCATCGAGGCCGTGCGCACGGGCAAGCGCACGCGCATCAAATCCACCTACGCGGACGCGTTGAAGACCTTCAACGTGACCATCGCCGCAAACGAATCCATTGTGTCGGGATTGCCGGTCAAACCGTAA